Below is a genomic region from Trichoderma asperellum chromosome 2, complete sequence.
CAGTCGGTGACTCATTTGATATCGCCGTCTATCTGCAGCGCACATATCCTGACTCGGGCGGCGGCGACTTATTTCCTGCCCAGACTCTTGATTACACCTTTGTGTCGAGTTACGAAATCCCCATACCACTGTCGAAGCGCGATGACGGAGGTTTTCCCGAGTATGCCCGATTCAATACGAACATTGACGCGGCATTCAGCGCCCACGTCCAGCTAATGGTCGAAGGTATACCGCTTGATCCGGCTACAATTGACCAAACCAAGGCCGAATTCGTCCGTCGTGCCGGCGTCAGCAGTTGGGATGACTTTATTTTGACTAGAGAGGCGCGTGAGAAGCTCATGGAATCATTTCAGAGTACGCTGGGCGATCTGGCCAAACTGTTCCTCCAAAATAGCGACGGCCCTTTTCTACTAGGGCAAAAGGCCAGTTACGCAGACTTTATCGTCGGCGCCTGGCTGCGGATGGCTCAGGTGACTTTGCCCAAGCAAGAGTGGGAAGAGGTGCGGTGTTGGCATGGTAGTGTATTTGGGCAGCTACACGATGCTCTTGACGTATACGCCGGGATAAAATAAAGTGCTGTGGCTCGCAACTCAGCGCGGAGCTGTGTAAGCGAGGCTTTAGGTTGGGTGGAAGTTGGGATGCAAAGATTATCTACAAGTctagatgaagagaaggctTAGTGATTCACAGTCATTATAACTGATAAATAAAATACGCGAATTGAAACGAGTGATTGCTGGATTTGTAGCGGAGAAGTCCCGTCGGTCTACCTTCAGAAGGGCGATGGATAAGCAGCATCATATGAGCAGAAATAATTATGGGTAGACGACCTCGAGAGACAACAAAGATCTATTGGAACATTTATTACGCACACACGatatggccatgatggaaGTTCTTGCTCCGATGGTTTAACGCGTGTCTAGGTTTTAGTTCCCCAATAGCTGTCAAAACATGATGATTAATGCTTTCTCCACTGATCAATCAATTAACAATTTAGACTGATATTATAATTTGAAATTTTTTCGATTAGTTGAATGTTTGATCAAGTATTGTCAGAACTACGCACTTGGTGTATTTCAGCGACTTTCACCATGCCCTACGACCCTTCTACTTTTTGTGTTCTATTTAGATTCTCAAACTATATAACTCGTACGAGGGTGGGcatctgttttttttattaaaaaaaaaaaagtgtagAATAAGCCAGTAGTATCTCACTTTGAAATCCCAAAATCGTAGGTAGGCTGCGCTAATCGGCAGATCAACCACGATACTAGGGCTCTCTGCATACAACAATAGCTTGACCAACCTTTTATACATTATGCCATATTAGGAACCTTGGGTCGGAATATTTTTGAGAATTATACGATCAGATCTACATACAATAGTACGTAGGTATTAAAAGATTCTATGCTAAAACTGTCTGTCGCAAAAAATACTGCGCATGGCTTTGCTCCTCTCGCTCGTGAAAGTCACAGTTCATTTCTGTTGCATACATCATTCTCCTCACGTCATCCATTTTTAAACAGCCGCAACttgcatttatatataaggtgtatatatatatattgccaCAAAAACATTAACTGGGAGTCAATTTATGGTAAAAGGGCCTAGAAGACACGTTGAGTACATCTAGCCACTGCCCTTTGCATCGATGCACATGGGGGAGAGCAATCGCAAACAGTCTTGCACGCGAGTATTGCATGGGCAGCGTGCAAGAAAGGAGCATTGTACGCTAGAAGTTATCAAAACTATTTCAACCAAGGCTTGAACTTTACGGTATGAAGGTAGGCTAGCGGAATacaaatatattatttatatttatcaTTTACATTATCCAGTAGGTATATACTCAGATTGATATATATGCACATAGCTATTAGAATGCTAACAGTTCGTCCCCGTGTTTACTCAACTAAGGCACTGGGAGTAATAgtcattttgctttttgcagGTGGCCGGGGGTTGACAAGCTGTAGGGCCTGTCCATCCAATGCCTCCACACTGGCCATAGAGCGATTGTGTCCCACTCCCGGATGGCGCTGtcgatgttgttgttgatgatggccgagttgagctgctgccaggcGGCGGAGCCGTGCCAGAGTCGCCTAGGCCGACAGGTGTGGGATCCGTCTCTTGCATCCCGACGCAGAGGCAAGTTTCCCAGTCAGAGGTGGCCTGGCCTGGGCAAGCGACTGGCTCGAAGTCAACAACCACATTATCGCCAAAAATTTCATTCTGTGCCATAATGTCGAAATGGTAGCTATAGCCGTATTGGTTGGTGCCTCCGACTGTTGGGCACCATTGCGCGTTTCCATTGTTGGGACACAGGTTTGTAACCATTACAATGATGCTCTGGCCCGCAACGCCACCCGTACCGCAGGAGGAGCAAGGCGCCTCTCCTGTTGAGGTCAAGTTATAGCATTTACCGCAGCCCGCGCCACACCACGAAGCACCAGCCGTGTCGTAGAGAGCCTGGGAGCCGGCAGCTGTGTAGACTCCGCTGCTAATGCCAAGCTACCGACAGAGCGCAAATTAGAAACACAATGGCAGGATTGTTGGCCTAGATAGGGCGATATCTCACCTGCCAGGGAAAATTGGCGCCATTAGCAGCGCCGCAGCCGCATGCACCCTCCTGCCCGTCAAAATAGCGCTAGACTCCCAGTTAGTTGTTGTTAGAGGTGACACATATAAAAGTGTACTTGCGGTGGTGGTAGCTTTATATGCGGTGGCAGAGCTCGCGATAATGGAGCTGACAAACAGAGAGGCCTTCATATTCAATACCTGAAACTAAACGTCAATACAGAGGCAGAATGCATTAATAGAGCGTATGGTCTTGCAACATTTGAAACAGGCAACATTAACAAAAGGCCGCTCAACAGTTTATATAGACCGATGGAGGGGCTATGTACACCACCCCTTTTCTAATTTCCCGAGTGTGCTGGCTCCGAGcggtaatttatatatagcataaTATTCCGGCTGCAATATACTCAAAACTACTTGCATCCTTTATATTCATATATAATTGAAAATGGTAATAATCTCTAACACTTTCTTGTTCCACATAAACGTAGGTTTTGTGAGCTGCTAGAATAAATGGAACTACCAACCTTCGCTATATACATAGAGTAACTACTAGGGATAACGTACTGTAATGTTATAATTGCGCTTATCAAAAGTGGTAATATTATCTACTGGAGATATTAGCGGTGTAAGGGTATTTCACCGCTAGTCTCTGAATCATAAGTTATATTGGCCCATTCTCATCTAATGCAGAAATGGATTTACGGAGTATTGAAGTATGATGTAGGTATTAAAGCGTATCCATTTGACCATGGAgtgagcagcttcttctcattatcttaaatttaaatgaaaacaaaaaggaaaatttaaaatacctatataagGTATACATCGTATGTTACTTCTCCGCAATATTTATTCAGTTATAACCCATTTTGCTTAGGGTCTCTATGTAAATACATCTTAGCCTGTAATCCTTAGGCTGTATAGCGGTAGCCTGTATTGTGCCAGCCTGTACGGTGATTTGTCGCGGCTGTATACCCTCAGGCTATATGAGCCCCGGCTATATATTTTGACGATTTCAAGTCCTAAGCGGCTTTGCCAAGTGATACACTTCATATGTCATAATCCATTTGTCTTATTGTGCATAGGCCTATAGTCTTATATTGGAGCTTAGAGACGCATTATCTGGTTTGTAGATCCAGTCGTCAGATGCCGAAATATCGTAATGGAACACCAAGCAAATTCTTGGACTATTAATGACACGCTTGAGAATCTGCATCCTCACATGTAATCTATGGAACTATACTCTATACCTCAATCATTGATGACACTCCCAGAAACTAAAAAGTACTACCCACTACGAATTTGAAAGTGATCTTATATATTAGATCCTCAATATCGATGTACAAACTCCGTCAAGAAACTCTCTAAGCTGTTTCAAGTCATAAGAATCCGACCCAGAAATTTCGAGATACCAGTGATATCTTGTAGGCTTGACAATGATAAATATATCATTGGTTTGCACCAGGCCAGGCTTGGCAACGATATTGAGCTGCGGTCCGTGaccagagaaaagagcaggGCTTTCATCGATATTCTGAAACTGAACAATGCAGTTGTACCGCCGTAAGCTTGGAGGCCAATCTGTGCAGTTCTGTAGAAGATTTTTACACCCTGCAGCTTCATATGCAGCACTACTGTGGCGTTGGCTCTGAATCCGGCTGATGATATCTTTCAGCAATGTCTCTTGCTGGATCTTTGCCCTAATGGGAACTATGTTCAAGCATGGCCCCATAACATCTTTTAGCTTTGCGCTGAGAGATGAGCGACCTGAAACAATAAGCCCAAATATCAGATCCGTTGAGTGTGTAAATTTAGCTAGCGCATGAGCACATGCAGCGATGAATACCGTGGCGGAAGTCGTACGATCAATTCTCCTTGGTGCTGGGATAGTCCTGCTCAGCCGCAGCACCTTTCCCGTGGAGTGTTCTAAATTACGGGGCGTGGGCATTTGCAATGGCTGTGATTTTTCCAGAAAGCTTCTCCAAAATGGGAAAGACTTCTCTTCCAAGTGCTGGATATGCCTGATATATCGCGAAAATTGTGGAACTGACGGCGGCAGTTGATGAGACAAGAGAGCTGAAAGGGTGGCTAGCAGTGGACCAAGACTTAGTCCATCGTATTGTGCGTGGGCTATTCTTATTGTCAGTCGTACGGGTCCTTTAGCTGATCTCTGAACATGAAACATAGTGAAAGGTCTTCCGAGCTGTAATGGCTGCGCGAGTATCCTTGAATGAAGCTGTGAAGATTCAAGGTCTCCCTCTATTGGATGGATACAAACAGGAACTTCTATCGCATCCGAAATAACGTGGAAGAAAGCGCCCTCGTGCCGGATAAAAATGGCGCGGAGAATATCGAACTTGTCCCACAGTATTGAACACGCTGTGACTAGCTCGACATCCGTCATATCGCTGGGGAAATCAAAATACATCGCTGCACAGCTCAGAGGATTTTTTCGCATTGCCATCTCAATAAAGTCGGCTTGAATAGTAGTGACGGGATATACATCAGTAAACGACATAATATCAGGGTCTAAAAGTTTCGGAACAGTTTCTAGTACGGCACTGATAGAAAGTGGGCTGCCGtcgccaagaagagaaaacggCAATGAGGCGGTATCATCAGCAACACTTtgatcatcctcttcatccgaACTTTCTAAACGGATAAGCTCAGAGAGGCTTGATGACGTCAAGATGTCTGCAATTGTAAGCGACAGACCCTGTTCTCGCGCTGCGACCACCAGTCTCATTGCCTGGATAGAATCGCCGCCGACTGTATAAAAGTTGTCATCGAGGTATATTTCGGAGGCATCAATATCTAGAATTGATGCCCATAGATTTTGCATTTGCTTTTCTGCGGCTGTGGTAGGCAagcgctgctgttggctcCTCTTCGGGTCAAGTGCTGCCAGCTCTTCCGTTGTGAGAGCGCCGCCGATTGTTTTGAGCGCCTTGCGATCTATTTTCcctgttgctgttgtgggGATTACAGCAATAGGTATAAAGACCGAAGGGATCATATATGACGGAACCAGTTTAGCCAACCTCTGCCTTGTTTTGCCTGCTATATCGGCAGCTCGTGCTTGCGGTTGATCGATATCCGGGATGCTGATAAATATCGCTAATATAGCGCTGCCTTTACGTGGATTTATTATCTCAGCGACAACTCTCACGTCTTGATCTTTAGGAAGCAGTTGTTGGACGTGATACTCAACCTCACCAAGTTCCAGTCGCTGGCCATGAATTTTTGCTTGTGAGTCCTTACGACCAACAAAAGTTAGAGTACCATCTGGCTGATAGCGTACTATATCTCCTGTCTTGTAAAGACGCCCCCTTCTACCAGATATTCCCAATTCTGGTAGCCCTTTGAGTAACCAAGGTGGATCATGAATAAACGCAGCCGAAGTGCGTTCCTCATCATTGAGGTATCCTTGACCAACCAACGGACCCTCCAACCATAACTCTCCTTCGACTCCAAGAGGAACAAGGTAGTTGCCGTTGCTGGGATCGACTACCCAAGTGTTTTGCCCGATGCCTTTTCCAATTGAAACGGCGGAGCCTGGAACAACCAGATCGACAACGGCTGCTGTCGCACAAATAGAACACTCTGAGGGTCCATATGCATTCAATAGTTTGGGTATTCCCTCAAAGCGGCTGATATCGGCTGGGGACATTGCTTCACCAGCTAATAGCAAAACCTCTAGTCCTGAAATCGCTGTTGGGTCTATAGTGCGAGCAACGGAAGGCGTCAATGAAACGTGTGAAATTTCATATCGACGGAAACAGCCTATTAAATCGTTTCGCATTTCTGCTTGAGAGCCTACACAAAGACAGCCTCCATTGCAAAGAGCGAACAGTATGCAAGACCATGACATGTCGAACGAATAAGACGCAAAATCCAGTACCCGGCTCATCGGGCTAAATCCTAGGCGATCAGTCTGATGCCGTATTGCACTAGCGAAATTTTGGTGCGACACTGTAGCTCCCTTGGGTGTCCCGGTACTGCCAGAGGTAAATACAACATAGAGTAGATCTGTTGGTTTTGCTTTCGCTGCTGCCTGCGGCAGTTGAATATCATTTGTGAAAATGTCGTTACTAAGGATGTCATCAAAGTATCTTGTGACATCTAATAGTTGcattccagcagcagcttcctgCAGTCGGTAGGCCAGCGCTTTATTCGCAGTCGATGAGAGTATTGCCTTTGGCTGTATCTGTTGTATAATAGATTGGAGCCGGTCTTCTGGCTGGTTGATATCTACCAAGAAGCATGCTGCGCCCGTTTTCCATACAGCATATGCAACAACTGCTGTCAACATTGACTTTTCAAAACAAAGAGGCACTATCACATTCGGCCCGATGCCCATTATTGTTAAGCGGAGGGACAGACTGTATGCCAATGACTCCAATTCCATATAGGTAAGTTCACCATCCCAAGCACATATTGCTGGCGCATATGGCTGCTTTTGTGCTATATCTGAAATTATGTCATGTATACAGACTTTGATTGATTCGGGTACAGATGCGTTCCAGTTCCAAATAGTTTCTAGATCGCTTTGGTTGATTAAGCTCAAATTCCGAAGCAAAGTTTTTTGATGGGTTTCCTCGCACAAAAGTCGGAGGATATGCTCAAACTGGTCTTGCATTCTTGTAATCTTCCCGGTGCCTATCACGTTTGAATCATAAATGAGCTTTAGAGATAGTCTGTGAGGATTGAAATCACAGACAACCTCTAGAGCATAGGTGGATGACACACTGACTTCTTGCTGGGTCTGAGGATTTTCAAGAGGTCTGAAGATGCTGGATTGCCCGTCTAAATTTTCTGGTTGTACTACGAGCAAAGTCTGAAACTGGCAGCTGCGCTCTGCATCTTCGTTTATTTTGCGGATATTTTGAAGGCCCATTTGCTCAAAAGGTATCGAGTCTATACTTTGTTGTTGTATTTGCGTCTGCAACTCTTCCATAGTTATATCTGATTCCTCTGGAAACTTTATCCGGACTGGCACTGTAGCTACGGTTGGACCAGCAATATGTTCCGCTCCTGGTATTGCGGCTTGTCGGCCAGTGACAGTACAGCCAAATACGACGTCATTTGAGCTCGTATACAATGCTTGCAATAGTGCCCACGCAGTCCGAATAACTGTGGCTGGCGTTACATCTGTATTTGGCCACGTGATATTGGTGATTATTGCGTTAAGTACTTTATCCGTCGAAGGAGAATATCCTGGCAAGGGCAGTTGAGGAAATACATCTGCTTGGGATCCATCAAAGTAGCCTTTCCAAAAATTGATAGCAGCTGATGCATTTATATCATGAACATGGGAGATGAATTTCTGGAATGGAACATATTGTGCTCTTTGCGCATCGAGATATGCCTTGTCGATTGAGTCGAGCACCATTGAAACAAGGAAGTTGTCGTATAGTGCGTGATGTATGGTCCACGAAAAGAGAACTCCATGTTTGTCATCTCTAGACAATTCGAATCGGCTAAGTCTTGTTCCTAGTCCCATAATGACTGAAGCAGATGGGTTAAGACAATCGTCTGAACTGTTCTCACCTTGCCATGGGATTGGCTCGTCGACGATGGACTGAACAAGCCCCTGCCCAGGGAGGTTAATAACCCGCGTGCGAAGTATTGGCATTTCTGCTGAGACATCTTCACAAGCCCGCATAAATCTTTGTAGATCTACATGGGGCTGAAGAATAAATACAATATGTGCAATATAATTGCCACTCCGCTTTTGTGTCATTGCCAAGAGTCCTTCTTGAAGCGGAGTGCATGGTAATACATCCTCAATCTGATTACTTGAAACGTTACAAAGCAATGCGGCTTGTAGTTGAGCAAATTCAGCCGTGATTCCGTctttgagaagagaaaatggaGCTATTACTTCCTCCTCAGAGGTTGTGGTATTCCACTTCAACTGCTTGGCTTGGTCACATAACCGGGGCTGCTTAAAAATATCAGCGACAGTCAGGAGCATGCCCTGTTCTCTTGCTATTGCCACAAGTCTCATAGCTTGGATCGAATCGCCAATACGAAGAAAGCTGGTGTTTGCATCCATAAGAGTAGAATCGATATTTAATACCGATGCCCATAGTTGGCGCAGACATCTTTCTTCAGAAGTGAgtggtgtttttttctcttccggCTGTTGTGATATGTGTAATGCAGCAATGTCTTCCATGGCCAGCCTATTACCCATTTCACGCAGTGCCTTTCTATCAGTCTTCCCAGTTGCTGTCATCGGAATAGCAG
It encodes:
- a CDS encoding uncharacterized protein (EggNog:ENOG41~antiSMASH:Cluster_2.6), whose protein sequence is MASIVFYDIAHKPPVSESCCSPNPWKTRLALNFKGVQYSTSWVGMPDISKVRQGLGQPASRKFANGSDFYTLPVIQDTATNVTVGDSFDIAVYLQRTYPDSGGGDLFPAQTLDYTFVSSYEIPIPLSKRDDGGFPEYARFNTNIDAAFSAHVQLMVEGIPLDPATIDQTKAEFVRRAGVSSWDDFILTREAREKLMESFQSTLGDLAKLFLQNSDGPFLLGQKASYADFIVGAWLRMAQVTLPKQEWEEVRCWHGSVFGQLHDALDVYAGIK
- the EGL5 gene encoding Endoglucanase-5 (antiSMASH:Cluster_2.6); this translates as MKASLFVSSIIASSATAYKATTTRYFDGQEGACGCGAANGANFPWQLGISSGVYTAAGSQALYDTAGASWCGAGCGKCYNLTSTGEAPCSSCGTGGVAGQSIIVMVTNLCPNNGNAQWCPTVGGTNQYGYSYHFDIMAQNEIFGDNVVVDFEPVACPGQATSDWETCLCVGMQETDPTPVGLGDSGTAPPPGSSSTRPSSTTTSTAPSGSGTQSLYGQCGGIGWTGPTACQPPATCKKQNDYYSQCLS
- a CDS encoding NRPS (SMCOG1002:AMP-dependent synthetase and ligase~antiSMASH:Cluster_2.6), with product MTPQIGKGQGQCTWIVDPESGQRLVPIGAEGELWLEGPLVGQGYLDNNQTLATYEEDPAWLLRGAPGVSGRRGRLYKTGDLVRYDSDGTLIFCGRKDSQVKIRGQRVELSEVEYHAQQQLPHNSEGIRMIAEIIVPRCSDNALLVMFICLRGFDMMLATDERLKTEVSALAGSLQEQLSKKIPSYMVPSAFIPVPTMPMTGTGKTDRRALREIASKLTLEELAALQPQRQKSYREPQSASEKKLQALWSMILRIDAASISADDSFFRIGGDSIQAMRLVAAAREQGLALTVADVFDQPELSNLAQLMKEQSEIIATDAPPFSLLSESANRSTLVQQAASLCKVQTTQIQDIFPCTPLQEGLLAMTEKRSGDYISRNVYKLESRIDTERFKNACDRVVDSLPILRTRIINLPGEGLVQVVVDERIEWNLQQDHIGLGTKLNSFGLHYEDTITKFSWTIHHALYDGWSFAIMLNAIKKAYNGERDLTMVPLQRYIQYTQETDSAAAIHFWRRQFEESRPAIFPHFSSLAHIPRADTVLRHQIAHLSFLKTNITASTVIKTAWALVQGIFTNSDDVVFGATVTGRQIPVAGVEQIAAPLIATVPVRVLLDPNVNVSRLLEEVQRQSIESVPYEHIGLQEIRKVSPEAHQGCSFQTLLVIQPSEIEKVPNSIFTPVDMTEQGSSQASAFSTYALEIVCVPQDDGLAILLSFDSRIVKKQEAKRIMNQFEHILRLLCTSILQEITLNDIQIATEQDIEDIWNWNAVVPPSNETCVHDLLAQTARKQTNAPAIHAWDGQLSYGELDLLSSRLAAHLMKEGVRPGVVIPLCFEKSVLTPVTMLAVMKLGGASVALDINQPKERLRSIVRQIQAKVILASTTNKDIAVELAEPSTRVHIISTTFLNELLETETFQVQSLEHVAIQPSDLLYAVFTSGSTGLPKGVLISHQNIASTITEEVKTLGFKPGSRVLDFASYAFDMSWFNFIFTLYNGGCLCIGSQEEMYNDLTACIQKYRVSYVQLTPSLARSVDLQSLTNLDVLALAGEALSSTDAEYFSSLGKVQVVNIYGPAECTPCSTVALITAENKTEPPIGRGRGLRTWVVDQETGSRLVPIGTEGELWLEGPLVGYGYFDDQRGQTSAAFVEDPMWLLQGSGRVPGRRGRLYKTRDLVRYNANGELVFVGRKDSQAKIRGQRVELAEVEHHVRKLLPSDEDIHVIAEVVTPYNSAGQILIAFIYLKSSSQDNADLPTTLASLDSRLADKIPSYMIPAAFMPLAAIPMTATGKTDRKALREMGNRLAMEDIAALHISQQPEEKKTPLTSEERCLRQLWASVLNIDSTLMDANTSFLRIGDSIQAMRLVAIAREQGMLLTVADIFKQPRLCDQAKQLKWNTTTSEEEVIAPFSLLKDGITAEFAQLQAALLCNVSSNQIEDVLPCTPLQEGLLAMTQKRSGNYIAHIVFILQPHVDLQRFMRACEDVSAEMPILRTRVINLPGQGLVQSIVDEPIPWQGENSSDDCLNPSASVIMGLGTRLSRFELSRDDKHGVLFSWTIHHALYDNFLVSMVLDSIDKAYLDAQRAQYVPFQKFISHVHDINASAAINFWKGYFDGSQADVFPQLPLPGYSPSTDKVLNAIITNITWPNTDVTPATVIRTAWALLQALYTSSNDVVFGCTVTGRQAAIPGAEHIAGPTVATVPVRIKFPEESDITMEELQTQIQQQSIDSIPFEQMGLQNIRKINEDAERSCQFQTLLVVQPENLDGQSSIFRPLENPQTQQEVSVSSTYALEVVCDFNPHRLSLKLIYDSNVIGTGKITRMQDQFEHILRLLCEETHQKTLLRNLSLINQSDLETIWNWNASVPESIKVCIHDIISDIAQKQPYAPAICAWDGELTYMELESLAYSLSLRLTIMGIGPNVIVPLCFEKSMLTAVVAYAVWKTGAACFLVDINQPEDRLQSIIQQIQPKAILSSTANKALAYRLQEAAAGMQLLDVTRYFDDILSNDIFTNDIQLPQAAAKAKPTDLLYVVFTSGSTGTPKGATVSHQNFASAIRHQTDRLGFSPMSRVLDFASYSFDMSWSCILFALCNGGCLCVGSQAEMRNDLIGCFRRYEISHVSLTPSVARTIDPTAISGLEVLLLAGEAMSPADISRFEGIPKLLNAYGPSECSICATAAVVDLVVPGSAVSIGKGIGQNTWVVDPSNGNYLVPLGVEGELWLEGPLVGQGYLNDEERTSAAFIHDPPWLLKGLPELGISGRRGRLYKTGDIVRYQPDGTLTFVGRKDSQAKIHGQRLELGEVEYHVQQLLPKDQDVRVVAEIINPRKGSAILAIFISIPDIDQPQARAADIAGKTRQRLAKLVPSYMIPSVFIPIAVIPTTATGKIDRKALKTIGGALTTEELAALDPKRSQQQRLPTTAAEKQMQNLWASILDIDASEIYLDDNFYTVGGDSIQAMRLVVAAREQGLSLTIADILTSSSLSELIRLESSDEEDDQSVADDTASLPFSLLGDGSPLSISAVLETVPKLLDPDIMSFTDVYPVTTIQADFIEMAMRKNPLSCAAMYFDFPSDMTDVELVTACSILWDKFDILRAIFIRHEGAFFHVISDAIEVPVCIHPIEGDLESSQLHSRILAQPLQLGRPFTMFHVQRSAKGPVRLTIRIAHAQYDGLSLGPLLATLSALLSHQLPPSVPQFSRYIRHIQHLEEKSFPFWRSFLEKSQPLQMPTPRNLEHSTGKVLRLSRTIPAPRRIDRTTSATVFIAACAHALAKFTHSTDLIFGLIVSGRSSLSAKLKDVMGPCLNIVPIRAKIQQETLLKDIISRIQSQRHSSAAYEAAGCKNLLQNCTDWPPSLRRYNCIVQFQNIDESPALFSGHGPQLNIVAKPGLVQTNDIFIIVKPTRYHWYLEISGSDSYDLKQLREFLDGVCTSILRI